Sequence from the uncultured Flavobacterium sp. genome:
GGAATCAGGTTTGTTTGGCAAACTTTTAAATGCAGGTAAAAGAGTTCTTACCGGCGAAAGCTTGTTTATGACAGCATTTTTAAACCAAGGCAACAGCAAAAGTAAAGTTTCATTTGCATCGCCATATCCTGGAAAAATCCTTCCGATTGATTTAAGAGAATTTCAAGGTAAATTTATCTGCCAAAAAAGCTCCTTCTTATGTGCTGCCAAAGGCGTTTCTGTCGGAGTAGAATTTTCGCAGAAATTAGGACGCGGTTTATTTGGCGGAGAAGGTTTTATCATGCAGAAACTCGAAGGAGACGGAATGGCATTTGTACATTCTGGCGGAACAATGGCAAAAAAAGTATTAGGTCATGGCGAAGTCCTTAAAGTAGATACGGGATGTATTATTGGTTTTACCAAAGATGTAGATTATGATATTGAATTTATTGGCGGAATCAAGAATTCTATTTTTGGCGGCGAAGGATTATTTTATGCCTCTTTAAAAGGTCCGGGAACGGTTTACATACAATCGTTGCCATTCTCCAGACTGGCTGACCGCATTATTGCATCGGCACCAAGATCTGGCGGAAACAGCCGGGACGAAGGCAGTCTTCTTGGCGGATTAGGAAATCTTTTGGATGGCGATAACCGATTTTAATTTTTATAGAACGGCTTTCAGAAATGGAAGCCGTTTTTCTTTATAAACCGTTAAAGTAATCCTTAAAACTGCCTGAGATTTCTTATATAGTTTAAGCTTTCTTATCTTCGCATTTCATAATTAAAATACCATTTTGAAAAACATTCTATACAAAAACACAAAAATATCTTATACTGATTCAGGTTCCGGAACCGCAATTGTATTGCTTCATGGCTTTCTGGAGAACAAAAAAATGTGGCAGGAATATGTTACTTTATTCTCAGAAAAGCATCGCGTAATTACAATTGATTTATTAGGTCATGGCGAATCTGATTGTTTGGGATATGTTCATGCAATGGAAGATAATGCAAATGCTGTTCAGGAAGTTTTAAAACATTTAAAAATCGAAAAAGCGACTATTCTTGGACATTCTATGGGCGGATATGTTGGCTTGGCTTTCGCCGAATTATTCCCAAATAACATTCAGAAACTAGTTTTATTGAATTCAACTTCCAGAGAAGATACTCACGAAAAGAAACTAAACAGAACTCGCGCTATTAAAGCCGTTAAACAAAATGCTATAAACTTTGTAAGCCTTGCAATTGGGAATTTGTTTAGTAAAAACAACAGAACAAGATTGGCTGATGAAATCGAAAAGGTAAAAATTCAGGCGCTAAAAACTCCGCTACAAGGAATTGTTGCTTCGCTTGAAGGAATGAAAATCAGAAAAGACAGAGAAGCTCTTTTACAAAAAAATCTATTTCCGGTTTTGTTGATCTTAGGAAAAAAAGATCCTGTTTTAAACTACGACGAAAGCATTTCTCAAATAGAAGACACAACCGCTGAACTTGTTTCGTTTGAAGATGGACATATGAGTCACATTGAAAACAAGGAAGAATTGAAAGTTATCTTATTAGACTTTTTTCAATAGATCAAATAAGACAAAAAGGCCATTTCAAAATACTATTGAAACGGCCTTTTCTCATTTTGGGGGCAAAATTAAAGCTTTGAAATAATGTCTTTTTTAAATTTAGCCAACGTTGCTCTTGTTAAACCAAGATTCGCTTTTGTTGAATCAACCGCTAAATAAATAAAATATTTACCGTCTTCAGAAACATCGATAATATGTATTTGATCTGATAGAGTAATTAAGATATCATTGATTTTTTGATCTAATCCCAACGCTTTAATAGCGCTTAATTTTGCTTTTACAACTTCCAGATTATAAGCAGACGCTAGTTCCGGATCAAAATTTGGATTTAAAGAAAGTGAACAATAAGACATTCCTGTTTCAACTTCAGTTACTGAAACTGCAATGAATCCGTTAATGTTTTCTTTTAAGTCATTTTGAAAATTCTGTAAAAAATCTGACATGTTTAAATTATGGTTTAAATTAATTATTGAAAACAGTATCCATCTTGCGAAGCAAAAGGCCCATTTTACTTATATCTTTAGAAAGCAAGGCTATACAATTATCCTCTTCGTCTTTATTAGCAACCACAATACCTTCACGGTTCTTAATCATAACTTGTTTAAGATCGCCATTATTAACATCTTCAGACATTTCTAAACACATTTTTAAGATCATTCCAATCATTGCAGCAACATTTCCGTCATACTCCAAATTAACCGATTCAAGCAAAACTCCATCTATATTAAAACTCAATCCAGACTCGGCTCCGGTCTCTTCTACAAGTGTATTTAGATCCACCATATTGTTATTTTATTTTTTAAGGAATGACCAAAGATATTTTTAAATAATATAATTGTCCGATAAACACTTGTTAAAAAAAAAGCACACGTAACCATTTGAACCACTTTTGTTTATCACATAATGTTTCTTTATTTTTAAAACAAAAAACACAATAAATCCCAAGAAAAAAAGAATATTTATCTAAAAACGGAAGAATCTGATTGAGATAATTGAATTTTTATTGGAGCAATTATCTTAACCCTTGTTTAGCGTAAGTTTTTCATAGATTTGCAAAAAAATATAATCTAATGAAAACTGTTGACGAATTACGCTTTGACTTAAATGTAAAACTGATGAAGTTTAGAAGATTTCGTTTTGAAAACGGAAGCATAAACACATCGAATACACCAGAAAACCAAAAGAAAGGTTTCTTCAAAAAAATGTTTAGCTAAGAACTTTTTATAAAAAAGCAGAAGTTGTCAAATAACCTTTATCTACAAGCTCACTTTTTTCTTTTAAAACATGCGTCTTACCTTCTTTAACCAAAATTAGCTGAGTCGCAATTTGAATGGTACTTTGATAATTATGATCTGTTATTATAATTCCTTTTCTAAGTGAATTTTCTTTGATCATTTCATTTACAACTTCAATCATTAAAGGAGATAATCCGTTGTATGGTTCGTCAAGTAAAATGAATTTTGCAGGATTAAAAAGTACTATTTTAATTTCAAGATATCGGAGTTCTCCACCTGATAAATGCCGAATTTTCTTTTCTAAAAGAGATTGAATAAATTCATCTTCGTAAAAACTATCTCTATTTTGTTTATCGATTGATAACAAAATTGCCTTCTTTACAGACAAATGATTCGGTATATATTGCTCCTGATGCAAATAACTAATTTCGTTAGACAAATTCCCCGAATTATTTTTTGAAACGCCATCGATTCTTATACACTTTCCGGGAGCTGAAATAAGGCCAAAAATAATCTTCAGCAAAGTAGATTTCCCCGAACCATTTCGACCAAACAAACCAATAATATCTGAAGTTTCGCATTTTAGATAAACATCAGAAAGCACTACTTTTTCATTAAATCTTTTTTGGATTCCATCAACTTCTAGAATATGTTTTTTCAAAATAATTTCTTTATTAAAAATACAAGAAGAGCCAACAAAACCGCTGTACAGAAAGTAAAAAAGTAAGTTATTACCAAAAGAGAAATCTTCGCAATACCATTATTTGTGTAAAACAAATAGTCCGTTTTTCGATACAATTCCTTAAAACCAATACTCATCAAAAAACCAAAACTCAAAAAATAAATATAGAAATAATCAAAACCACCGAGCAAAACGGCCACAGCGCAAACAACCAAATTAATTATTAAAGTGGTCTTAAAGAATTCGAATATGTTATGGAGCTTTCTGATAATTATTCTGTTTTTTCTTCAAAAGGAATATTCATATCAAAAATCTCCTTCAACAATAATACAATTTCTTCGATGTAATTGTTTAAGATCTCTTTTCCAACAACGGAGTTTAATTCTTTATCTTCTTTAAACCCAAATGGTAAAAATCCAGATTTCAAATTCTTAAAAGAAATAATTCCAACTTCAACAGGAACTTCTCCAGCTTCTTGTTCAAACATAAAAGCATAAGCCAGAACCTGAATAATTTTATCGTTTTTAAGCTCCTGAGTTAATCCATTCCATGATTTCAGTATAACATTCGTCTTTTCTACTTTTCCTGTCTTATAATCGATGATTCTTATTTTTCCGTTGCGTAACTCAATTCTGTCAACATTTCCTTTTATAAGAACCGGAAAAGGCAATTTTGGATGATTTAGTTCTCGTTCGAAAGTTTTCTCTAAAGCTATGATTTTAATTGCATCACCATTCTTGATTTCTTCTAATTCCATTCTCAGGAAATTTGAAACATTTCGTTTTGCAACTTCAAAAGCCAAAAGATTACGTCCTTTCTTGATTTCACCTTCTTTGTATACCAATTTAAACTGTCTTAAAACTTCGTCATCTAATAATTTAAAACAATTCGAAATATCACTTTCCGAGATAAATTTCCCAACAAAAGGATCATACAACGATTTTAAAGTTTCGTGAATTATGGTTCCCAAAGTGTTTAACGCAATATTCTCTTCAACTTCTTCAACTTCCCGGATTCGAAGTATTTTTTGAAAATAAAAATCAATCGGATTCCGAATATAACTCGTCAATGCAGAAGGTGAAAAACCGGCAGTAGCAATTTCTTTTAAACGTTCCATCACCGCATCCGACTTCGGAATTATCATAGGCTGATATGCCATTGTTGGCAAAATCGGATTATAAATATCAAAAGTAAGATTATGATTTCTTTGCTTTTCTACTTCCAACTGCGTGATAAAACGGCTTCGTTCTCCCGCATCCAATCCATCATTTTCAGTATTATAGATAAGAAAAATATTTTTTGCTCTTTGCAGCAAATGATAAAAGTGATAGGTATAAATGGCATCTTTTTCTTTAAAAGTTGGCAAACCTAATTCGCGTTTTACATCATATGGAATAAATGAATTCTGAGATTTTCCGGCAGGAAATTTCCCTTCATTCATAGAAGTTACAATAACGGTATCAAAATCCAGAACACGACTTTCCAGAACTCCCATAATCTGCAAACCATGCAAAGGTTCTCCTTCAAAAGAAACTTCAGCTACATCTATAATTTGTTTGTAAATGGCATGCAGCGTATCAATATTATCAATATAATGATGCTGCGAATAATAATTAATAAGCTTATTAATCACTTTGAAAACAGAGAAAACAAATGCTTTTGCAATTTTCTCTTCTTCATTATCATTGCTGAAATTTTCTTTTATCAAAAGTAAAAGTGCAGAGATATTTTCTAAAACCGCCATTGATCCATTTTCCCATTTCTGGAACAATACACCAAACAAAACCGAAGGACTTGAATTGAGTTCTACAATCCTATTATGAGTAATAAATGTGTAGTTATTCTCTTTGATAATCTTTACCAGATTATTTGCTTTCGCGTAAGGTTCTATTAAAGGATGCGTCAAAATATCCAATACATCTTTATAATAAAAAACATAACTATCTCCTTTTCTGGAAAGTGCGTTTGTATGCATTTTAAACAATTTTGCAATTAATATTTGCGATGGATTATTCTTCCCGGAATATCCCATTGTAATATTCAATGCTCCAACCGAAGCCGGCAATCCGTACAAAACCGGCAATAAAAGATTTTCTTCACCAAGTACAATAGCAACTTTATCAAGAGAAGTCGACGGATCATTATTGATTATATTTTCAATAATGCTTCCTGCCAACTTTGCCTGACCAATAGTTTTTGGAGTTCCAATAACCTGAATATTTTTAGATTGCGAAAAGTCATCTACAATCCATTCAAAAGGATTTGATTTATAATGTTTCCAACTTTCTTTAAAACGACGAACAAATAATCCTGCATCGTGATATGGATCATTTAGAAAAGTCTGATCAACGTCCCAATAAATTTTCGCCTGATCAAGCGCTAAAAGATGTTGTACAATTCTTTCTTCGGCAGCATTTAAAGCATTAAATCCCGCAAAAATAAAAGTCTTATTTGAAACGGTATCCGAAAAATGATTCAAATTATTTACAGCTTCTCTGTAAATCAAACCTTGATATCCAATTGCTTTATTCAGCAAATGATTGTATAGTGAATCATAATACAAAGGCAAAAGTTTCCAGAAGTCAATATAATTCTCCAGAAGTTGTGTTTTGTTTTCGACCTCAATGCCCCACTTTTTAATATCTTCTATGTCTTTTAGGTAAGACAAAACATGTGAAGGCTCTAAAAGATAACGATCAATCTCGTTAAAATCCTGCAAAAGTGTTTTAGCCCAATTTGCAAATAACTCAAATGATTGTTGATGTTGTTTTTCTGTAATGGAAAGATAAACTTCGTAAAACTCAAATAAAAGTTCAATCGAGTCTATTGATCTAATCGATGCGACATCTTGCACAAAATCTTCAATACTAACAATTTCAGGAGCAAGAATTGTTCTTTTAGTTTCTTTTTTCAATGCTTCTATTAAAAAAACTTTAGCTCTTTTATTTGGCAAAATAATAGTTGTATCAGCAAGTTTTGCAGAATAATCCTGAATTACAACGGCAGCAATTTTTTCGAGAAAAGAAGTATTTATCATTTGATAAAAATAAAAAAAGCCATTCAATTAAGAATGGCTTTTAGTATTTATTTAGAAAGTAAATTAGATTTTACCTTGGTATTTAGAACCAATGTGTCTAATTTCTGTTCTTCTGTTTTGTGCTTTACCTGCAGCAGTTTTGTTACTTGCAACTGGTTGAGAAGATCCAAATCCTTTAGACTCTAAGTTTTCTGCGTTAACACCTCTTTCGATCAAAGCGTTTTTAACAGCAGCAGCTCTATCTTCAGAAAGTTTTTGGTTGATTTTTGCAGAACCTGTACTATCTGTGTGTCCTTCAATAGAGAATTTCGCGTTTGGATAGTTTTTAAGGATTTCTTTAATCGCATCTAATCTAGCTGGAGTTTCTTTGTCTCCTGTTTTGAAAGTAGCTTTTCCTGAGTTAAAGTAAACCGCTCTAGCTTGAACTTTAAGATCTTCTAAAGCCTCAGAAGTTACTTCTGGACATCCTCTGTTTGAAGCAGGACCGTAAACTGTAGGACAATCATCATCTTTATCAGCAACACCGTCTTTGTCAGCGTCTAAGAAAGGACAACCACCATTTTCTTTAGGACCAGCAACTGTAGGACATTTGTCATCTTTGTCAGCGATACCATCACCGTCAGTATCAGGACAACCTTTTAAAGCAGCTAAACCAGCAACATCTGGACAAGCATCATCTTTATCAGCAATTCCGTCTCCGTCAGTATCAGGACATCCGTTTAATGCAGCTAAACCAAATACATCTGGACAAGCGTCAGAAGCGTCAACGATTCCGTCTCCGTCAGTATCAGGACATCCGTTGAATTGTTTTAAACCAGCAACATCTGGACAAGCATCATCTTTATCGTAGATTCCGTCTCCGTCAGTATCTTTACCTCCGAATTTGAAAACTAGACCAGCAGTATGTTGGAAAACAGATCTGTCATAAGTTTTATCTTCATTAGCAGCTACAGCCCATTTGTATTTTGTAGCAAGTTCAAGACCAATAGCATCAGTAAACCAGAAAGTAATACCAGCACCTGGGTTAACAGTTCCAAAACTGTTATCTCCGAAGAAAGTATAACCTCCACCAACAGATAACGAAGGATCGATTACTTTAGATTTGATTAATTCTTGGAAGCTATACTTTACAGTAGCATCAATACCATAATACATCAAGTCACCAGGATTACTAACAACATTACCTCTGTTATCATGTGCTGGATTAGTTGGATCAAAAACAACGAATTTATCAATTTTGTTTACAGAACCTTGTAAACCAACAGAGAAACCGTGTCCAACATATCTATTTACACCGATGTAAGATAAAGAAGGAAGGATGTTCCAGTTGTCTTTTACAGCGAATGGCTGAGAAAAGTGTTGATCAAAGAATCCGCTTCCGGCACCAGAACTGGTTCTTGTATCAACTGCATTAACTCCAAATGAGATAGCCCATGGATTGTTACTGTCTTGTGCGTGAGAACTTAAACCCATCACCATCATCACAGCAACTAAAAGTTTGTTAAGATGTTTCATACTTAATTTTTTTAATTACAATTTAGTTAATTACAAGCAAAAGTAACACCAAATTTTTTAAATACAAAATGAAATGTTAAAAAAAACCTACAAAAATTTCACCAAAGTGGGAATTATATAACTTTTAACATTTGTCCCACTGATACAAAGGCGTTTATAGCCTTGTCCAAATGTTCTTTTGTATGGGCCGCTGACAGCTGAACTCTGATTCTTGCCTTTTCTTTTGGTACAACCGGAAAAAAGAATCCTATTACATAAATTCCTTGTTTCAAAAGTTCGTTTGCCATTGTTTGCGACAATTTTGCATCATATAACATAACAGGTACAATTGCAGAATCTCCGTCAATAATATCAAATCCGGCTTTTTTCATTCCTTCTTTAAAGTAGTTTGTATTCCACTCTAATTTATCTCTTAATGTTGTGTCTTTTTCTAAAAGCTCAAAAACCTTAATAGAAGCACCAACAATTGCAGGCGCAAGTGAGTTCGAAAACAAATATGGCCTAGAACGCTGACGCAACAACTCAATAATTTCTTTCTTTGCTGTAGTATAACCTCCCATAGCGCCACCAAGAGCTTTACCAAGAGTTCCTGTAATAATGTCTACGCGTCCCATTACACCTTTCGCTTCAAGCGTACCTTTACCAGTAGCACCTATAAATCCGGCTGCGTGACATTCATCAACCATAACCATTGCATCATATTTATCAGCCAGGTCACAAATTTTATCCAATGGCGCTACAAGACCGTCCATAGAGAAAACTCCATCAGTAACAATTAATTTAAAACGTGATCCAGCTTCATTAGCTTTAATAAGCTGCTGTTCCAAGTCTTCCATGTTGCTGTTTTCGTATCTGTAACGAGCCGCTTTACACAAACGAACACCATCTATAATAGAAGCATGATTTAAACTATCTGAAATAATAGCATCATTTTCTCCTAATAAAGGCTCGAAAACTCCACCATTTGCATCAAATGCAGCTGCATAAAGAATCGTATCTTCTGTACCATAAAAATCAGAAATCTTTTTCTCCAAAATTTTATGAATATCCTGCGTTCCACAAATAAAACGAACTGAAGACATTCCGAAACCGTGCGTATCCATAGCGTCTTTAGCCGCCTGAATAACTTCTGGGTGAGAAGAAAGTCCTAAATAATTATTAGCACAAAAGTTCAAAACCTTCTCTCCTGTAGAAATCGTAATTTCAGCATCTTGTGCAGATGTTATGATACGTTCTTTTTTGAAAATTCCATTTTCTTCAATAGTTTGCAACTCACTTTGCAAATGCTCTTTAATTTTACCGTACATTTTACTATATTTAAAACGTTAAATATTAACACTTTAAGGCATCAAAAACCCTGTTAATCCTTTAACATCTGATTAATTTTTTCACAAATTTACTACATCGATTTCTGTTCCTATATACACCAGCGCTTTTTTTAACACTTTGTACCCTAAATCTTCAATAGCATCCTGATATTCCTGAAGTTGCTGTGCATATTTAGAATTAACTGCTCCGGTTTTATAATCCAAAAGATAAGCTTCATTATTCTTCGTCAACACAATTCTGTCCGGTTTTAAAATCTTCCCTTCCTTTTGAACTATTGTCTGTTCGTTTAAAATCGAATAATTTCCATCAAAACAAAAACTCAATTCAGCGTGATTTACAATTTCCTGAAGTGTTTTTGAAACCATTTCTACCTGATCAACTTTAATCAAACCATTTTCAAGCGCTTTTGTAATTGCCAAATCCACATCAGATTTATCTTTAACAAAAGCCAAAATCTCATGCACAACATTTCCGTAAGATATCGCTTCTTGCTGATGCGTTCCCCACATTAAAGCCTCTCGCTGTGCAATTTTTATATTCTTCGGATTTAAAACTTCTGAAACTACAGGAATCGGTTTTACTAAATCAACAGATTTACTTGAAGCCGAAAGTCTTGTTTTATTTCCGAAATCGTATTCTAACTTTTCAGGATCGTAAACTCCTTCACTAATTAAATATTTAATAAAGAAAGAAGCCATATTATATGGAAAATCACCATCTTTTCGTTCTTTTATCGATTGAGAAATCACATACAATTGTTCTTCTGCCCGAGTCAACGCAACGTACAAAACATTGACATTATCAAGCAATTCCTCTTGTTTCTTTAGATTAAAAACTGCCGACGCACTTTCTCCAAAACCTTCAACCGCGCTACTATTGTCTATTAAAGCTTTTGGAATATCCAAACCTGAATCTTCTGTATCCAGCCACAATTTATCTTTTGGCTTTCGATTATAATCTTCTTCAGCAAAAGGCATAATAACCACAGGAAACTCCAAACCTTTTGACTTATGAATGGTCATAATTCGAACAGCATTATTCCCTTCTGGGGAAGGAATACTAAATCGCTCTCCGTTTTTATCCCAAAAATATAAAAAATCAGCTATTCCGGCCTGATTTCTAATATCTCTTTCCAGAACTATATCCAGAAAAAACTGAATATATGCATTTCCTTCTGACGGAAGTACAAACTTCGAAATGATAATCTCAACTGCTTCGTACAATGATTTTTTACGAACATCTTCAAAAGAAAGCGAAACATCAAAAGTCAAAAGCCATTTTTCGAAATCAGCTTCAAACTTCTTTGCCATTCCCATCGCAATAAAGTCGTGGATTGGCATATTCGTTTCTTTATGTGTTGCCAAAAAATGCAAAAAGTTAGCTTTCGATTCCAGATCGGCGCTATTATTTAGATATTTCAATAAGTAAACAATCAATCGAACTTCTGTTGCATTTTGAATCATCAAGGTTTCTGAAGACAAAAGCGGAATATTCTGCTCTGTCAAATAATTCGCAATTGCAATTCCCTGATCTCTTTTTCGAGTCAGAATCACAATGTCTTTATATTCAAAACCTTCCCGAATTACTTTTTGAATTGTATTTAAAGTTGCCAAAACATACAAATCTGATTTTTCAACCACTTCTTCGTCGTCTCCTTCGCTTTTTTCAATTATTGGCAGAAAAGAAATATTTACAAAACCACCTTTTTTTGAATTTGAATTCTGAAAACTATGATTTTCATACAAATCCTTATAATCTTCATTGGAGAATTCGGCTGCAATTAACTTAAAAAAGGCATTATTAAAATCAATTACTTCACTGTAACTTCTATAATTTGTATCGAGATGTTTAACTACTTTTTCGTGATTAAAAAAAGAAGCTTCTTCTTTTCCTAATTCGATAAACTGCTCAGCCTTTCCTCCTCTCCATCTGTAAATAGATTGTTTTGGATCTCCAACGATCATCAAAGTACCTTTGTTTCCAAAATCATCTTCACCGGAAAGTGAATTATGTATAAGCGGAATCAAATTTTGCCATTGCATCTCTGAAGTATCCTGAAATTCATCTATAAAAAAATGACGATACTTTT
This genomic interval carries:
- a CDS encoding TIGR00266 family protein, which gives rise to MQAHEIDYQIFGEEMQYVEIELDPQEIVIAEAGSFMMMENNIQMETIFGDGSQQQESGLFGKLLNAGKRVLTGESLFMTAFLNQGNSKSKVSFASPYPGKILPIDLREFQGKFICQKSSFLCAAKGVSVGVEFSQKLGRGLFGGEGFIMQKLEGDGMAFVHSGGTMAKKVLGHGEVLKVDTGCIIGFTKDVDYDIEFIGGIKNSIFGGEGLFYASLKGPGTVYIQSLPFSRLADRIIASAPRSGGNSRDEGSLLGGLGNLLDGDNRF
- a CDS encoding alpha/beta hydrolase yields the protein MKNILYKNTKISYTDSGSGTAIVLLHGFLENKKMWQEYVTLFSEKHRVITIDLLGHGESDCLGYVHAMEDNANAVQEVLKHLKIEKATILGHSMGGYVGLAFAELFPNNIQKLVLLNSTSREDTHEKKLNRTRAIKAVKQNAINFVSLAIGNLFSKNNRTRLADEIEKVKIQALKTPLQGIVASLEGMKIRKDREALLQKNLFPVLLILGKKDPVLNYDESISQIEDTTAELVSFEDGHMSHIENKEELKVILLDFFQ
- a CDS encoding ATP-binding cassette domain-containing protein, which codes for MKKHILEVDGIQKRFNEKVVLSDVYLKCETSDIIGLFGRNGSGKSTLLKIIFGLISAPGKCIRIDGVSKNNSGNLSNEISYLHQEQYIPNHLSVKKAILLSIDKQNRDSFYEDEFIQSLLEKKIRHLSGGELRYLEIKIVLFNPAKFILLDEPYNGLSPLMIEVVNEMIKENSLRKGIIITDHNYQSTIQIATQLILVKEGKTHVLKEKSELVDKGYLTTSAFL
- a CDS encoding PD-(D/E)XK nuclease family protein yields the protein MINTSFLEKIAAVVIQDYSAKLADTTIILPNKRAKVFLIEALKKETKRTILAPEIVSIEDFVQDVASIRSIDSIELLFEFYEVYLSITEKQHQQSFELFANWAKTLLQDFNEIDRYLLEPSHVLSYLKDIEDIKKWGIEVENKTQLLENYIDFWKLLPLYYDSLYNHLLNKAIGYQGLIYREAVNNLNHFSDTVSNKTFIFAGFNALNAAEERIVQHLLALDQAKIYWDVDQTFLNDPYHDAGLFVRRFKESWKHYKSNPFEWIVDDFSQSKNIQVIGTPKTIGQAKLAGSIIENIINNDPSTSLDKVAIVLGEENLLLPVLYGLPASVGALNITMGYSGKNNPSQILIAKLFKMHTNALSRKGDSYVFYYKDVLDILTHPLIEPYAKANNLVKIIKENNYTFITHNRIVELNSSPSVLFGVLFQKWENGSMAVLENISALLLLIKENFSNDNEEEKIAKAFVFSVFKVINKLINYYSQHHYIDNIDTLHAIYKQIIDVAEVSFEGEPLHGLQIMGVLESRVLDFDTVIVTSMNEGKFPAGKSQNSFIPYDVKRELGLPTFKEKDAIYTYHFYHLLQRAKNIFLIYNTENDGLDAGERSRFITQLEVEKQRNHNLTFDIYNPILPTMAYQPMIIPKSDAVMERLKEIATAGFSPSALTSYIRNPIDFYFQKILRIREVEEVEENIALNTLGTIIHETLKSLYDPFVGKFISESDISNCFKLLDDEVLRQFKLVYKEGEIKKGRNLLAFEVAKRNVSNFLRMELEEIKNGDAIKIIALEKTFERELNHPKLPFPVLIKGNVDRIELRNGKIRIIDYKTGKVEKTNVILKSWNGLTQELKNDKIIQVLAYAFMFEQEAGEVPVEVGIISFKNLKSGFLPFGFKEDKELNSVVGKEILNNYIEEIVLLLKEIFDMNIPFEEKTE
- a CDS encoding OmpA family protein, which encodes MKHLNKLLVAVMMVMGLSSHAQDSNNPWAISFGVNAVDTRTSSGAGSGFFDQHFSQPFAVKDNWNILPSLSYIGVNRYVGHGFSVGLQGSVNKIDKFVVFDPTNPAHDNRGNVVSNPGDLMYYGIDATVKYSFQELIKSKVIDPSLSVGGGYTFFGDNSFGTVNPGAGITFWFTDAIGLELATKYKWAVAANEDKTYDRSVFQHTAGLVFKFGGKDTDGDGIYDKDDACPDVAGLKQFNGCPDTDGDGIVDASDACPDVFGLAALNGCPDTDGDGIADKDDACPDVAGLAALKGCPDTDGDGIADKDDKCPTVAGPKENGGCPFLDADKDGVADKDDDCPTVYGPASNRGCPEVTSEALEDLKVQARAVYFNSGKATFKTGDKETPARLDAIKEILKNYPNAKFSIEGHTDSTGSAKINQKLSEDRAAAVKNALIERGVNAENLESKGFGSSQPVASNKTAAGKAQNRRTEIRHIGSKYQGKI
- the kbl gene encoding glycine C-acetyltransferase, which translates into the protein MYGKIKEHLQSELQTIEENGIFKKERIITSAQDAEITISTGEKVLNFCANNYLGLSSHPEVIQAAKDAMDTHGFGMSSVRFICGTQDIHKILEKKISDFYGTEDTILYAAAFDANGGVFEPLLGENDAIISDSLNHASIIDGVRLCKAARYRYENSNMEDLEQQLIKANEAGSRFKLIVTDGVFSMDGLVAPLDKICDLADKYDAMVMVDECHAAGFIGATGKGTLEAKGVMGRVDIITGTLGKALGGAMGGYTTAKKEIIELLRQRSRPYLFSNSLAPAIVGASIKVFELLEKDTTLRDKLEWNTNYFKEGMKKAGFDIIDGDSAIVPVMLYDAKLSQTMANELLKQGIYVIGFFFPVVPKEKARIRVQLSAAHTKEHLDKAINAFVSVGQMLKVI
- a CDS encoding UvrD-helicase domain-containing protein → MQSPSFSIYDASAGSGKTYTLVKEYLKIILSSPKNDAYRNILAITFTNKAVHEMKSRIVGSLSEFAKEQPSAKAVDLMEDLSRDTGLSVIKIKTKSQSIIKHLIHNYAAFDISTIDKFTHKVIRAFAHDLNLPMTFEVTLDTENLLIEAVDAIIAQAGQDETLTKLLIDFTMEKTDDDKSWDVSREILETGRLVLNENNRNEILHFQDKSIEEFVEIKKKMLVLCKDLESENETFATEALSLIDKNGIDLKSFSRGTFPNHLESIRDGKFNPRNKTFHEFDDIAINKTAKDIALIENIIPELLQILEKIYKNFEKRDFYKAFLKNITPLSLLNTVSNELAKIQSEQNVLSISEFNAIIHREIQNQPAPFIYERLGEKYRHFFIDEFQDTSEMQWQNLIPLIHNSLSGEDDFGNKGTLMIVGDPKQSIYRWRGGKAEQFIELGKEEASFFNHEKVVKHLDTNYRSYSEVIDFNNAFFKLIAAEFSNEDYKDLYENHSFQNSNSKKGGFVNISFLPIIEKSEGDDEEVVEKSDLYVLATLNTIQKVIREGFEYKDIVILTRKRDQGIAIANYLTEQNIPLLSSETLMIQNATEVRLIVYLLKYLNNSADLESKANFLHFLATHKETNMPIHDFIAMGMAKKFEADFEKWLLTFDVSLSFEDVRKKSLYEAVEIIISKFVLPSEGNAYIQFFLDIVLERDIRNQAGIADFLYFWDKNGERFSIPSPEGNNAVRIMTIHKSKGLEFPVVIMPFAEEDYNRKPKDKLWLDTEDSGLDIPKALIDNSSAVEGFGESASAVFNLKKQEELLDNVNVLYVALTRAEEQLYVISQSIKERKDGDFPYNMASFFIKYLISEGVYDPEKLEYDFGNKTRLSASSKSVDLVKPIPVVSEVLNPKNIKIAQREALMWGTHQQEAISYGNVVHEILAFVKDKSDVDLAITKALENGLIKVDQVEMVSKTLQEIVNHAELSFCFDGNYSILNEQTIVQKEGKILKPDRIVLTKNNEAYLLDYKTGAVNSKYAQQLQEYQDAIEDLGYKVLKKALVYIGTEIDVVNL